The genomic region CATCTGCGTTATCTCGTCAGGTCGCCTGCCCACCAGGGAGAGTGCCCGGCCGTCCGGCCTGAACTCCATGGAGCCCTCGGTAGGCCTGTACTCGCCGGTGATCATGTTGAACACCGTAGTCTTGCCGGCGCCGTTGGGGCCGATGATCCCCACCAGCTCGCCACGCTCCAGCTGGAGGTTGAAGTCGGACACGGCCCTGAGTCCTCCGAAGTTGATGGAAAGTCCCTGTATGTCCAGAAGAGCCATGCTACTTCACCCCCTCCTGTTTCCCGGCATCGGCGGAGGGCTTCCCCAAGAGCCCAGCCAGGCGGTCGAAGCTGACCTCGAAGCCGCCCATAAGGCCCTGAGGCCTCGTCAGCATCACGACGATCAGGAGGAGACCGTACACCAGCATCCTCCACTCCTGGATGAACCGGAGCGCTTCCGTGAGCCCCGTGATCAGGGTTGCGGCCACTATGGCCCCGGTTATGCTCCCATAGCCGCCCACCACGATCATGATAAGGTAGTCCACGGACTTCATGATGCCGAACATCTTCGGGTGAGCCAGCTGGAGGGTGTGTACTAGGAGACCGCCGGCGACCCCGGCGAAGAAGGAGCCTATCACGAACACGGTCACCTTGTAGCGAGTTACGTTTATACCCATGGCCCGGGCGGCGATTTCATCCTCCCTTATGGACTTGCAGGCCCGGCCGTGGCTGGATGTGACGAAGTTGATGATGATGAGCACGGTGGCCACGGCAAAGAGGTAGGTCCAGAAGAAGCTGGAGTAGGGGGGAATGCCCGTGAAGCCGCGGGGCCCGCCCACCTTGTCGATGTTGTTCATTACAACCCGGATTATCTCCCCAAATCCCAGGGTCGCAATGGCGAGGTAGTCACCGCCAAGGCGAAGGGTAGGCGTTCCGACCACGAAGCCCATCGCCATGGCGCAGATCCCGCCCATGATGATCGAGGGGATGAAGGGGAAGCCCAGGAACACCGTGAGGGAGCCCGAGGTGTAGGCGCCTATTGCCAGGAAGCCTGCGTGCCCGATGGAAAACAGGCCGGTAAACCCATTTATAAGGTTCAGGCTCACGGCGCCGATGACGTTGATGGCTGCTATGGATAGGATCTGCATGTAGTAGGGGTTGTGTCCCGCCACAGCAATTACCAGGAAGTAGAGGGCTGAAAGGGCAGCCGCAGTACCTATGACACGAACGGGGCCGGGGATGACATGGGGGCGGGTTGCCGTTTCCGTCTTGACTGATCTGGCCATTTCTCTCCCCCCCTACACCTTCTCGCTGAGCTGGCGTCCCAGGAGGCCTTGAGGCCTCAGGAGCAGCACAACGATGAGTATGGCGAAGGCTACCGCATCCCTCCACTTGGAGCTGTAGAGGTAGACAACCATGATCTCCGCCATTCCCATGACAAGCCCACCCAGCATTGCGCCGGGGATGTTGCCTATGCCTCCGAGCACAGCTGCAATGAACGCCTTCATACCTGGCAGGAGTCCCATGACCGGATCGATGCGGGGGTAAGCTATTCCCACCAGCACACCCGCGGCTGCCGCCAGGGTGGAGCCCAGCACGAAGGTGACGGATATCACGTAGTCCAAGTCTATCCCCATGAGCCTCGCGGCGTCCTTGTCATAAGACACCGCCCTCATGGCCTTGCCTACCTTGGTCCGCCTCACGATGAACTGGAGCACCATCATGAGGGTGAACGCCACGCCAACCACCAGGATGGTTATGTTGTTAATGATGACGCCGCCGACATTGTAGGTATGAGGGGTCATGATCTGGGGAAAGGGTCGGTAGTCGGCTCCGATGAACTGCCTTACGAAGTTCTGCAGAAAAATCGAAACCCCCAGGGCTGTGCTGAGGGCTGCTAGCCGGGGAGCGAAACGTAGGGGCCGGTAGGCAAATCGCTCGATTATGAGGGCAAGGACCGGGGTGAGCAGCATAGGTATCACCAGTGTGGGTAAGAAGAAGGGGCCCAGGTAGCCCGCGACAAAATACCCGATATACGCGCCTGCCATGTAGATCTCGCCGTGAGCGAAATTGATCAGACGGACGATGCCGTACACCATGGTATACCCGAGGGCGATAAGGGCGTATATTGATCCCAGCTGAATGCCGTTCACCATCTGCTGGAAGAACAAGTTGTCATCCTCCCTTACCAGGCGGGGACATGGACAGCGGGGGGAAGAGCCCCCCACTGTCCACGCTTGTCAGCCAAGGATGCCCGCCATGTCTTGGCCTTCCCCCTTAGGGGTTAACCACGGTGTAGAACTTGAACTTGCCGTTCTCGATCTTGTTGACAACGGCAGCCTTGATGGGGTTGCGGTTGGCGTCATACGTAGTCTTGCCGGACACCACCTCAAGATCGGTGGCGGCCATGGCGTCGCGAATGGCGGAGCCCTCAGTGGAACCGGCCTTCTCGATGGCCTCAAAGAGGATCAGCGCTGCATCGTAGGCCAGGGCGGCCAGGGCGTCCGGGGTCTTGCCGTACTTGTCATTGTAGGCCTTCAAGAATGCCTGGGCGACGGGGGTGTCGGAGTCCGGCGAATAGTGGTTGGCGTGGTAGCCGCCCTCGATGGCATCCCCGGCGATGGAGATGAGGTCCGGGGAGTCCCAGCCGTCAGCACCTAACATCTGGACGTCCCAGCCCATCTCCCTCACCTGCTTGGCTTGGAGAGCGGCGGTCTGGTAGTACTGGGGCAGGAACAGCACCTCGGGCTCAGCGGCCTTGATCTTGGTCAGCTGTGCCCTGAAGTCCTGGTCGCCGCTGGCGTGGGTCTCAAAGGCCACCACGGTGCCGCCCATGTTCTCAAGGTGCTTCTTGAACTCCTCAGCCAGTCCCTTGGTGTAGTCGTTCTCTATGTCATACAACACGGCCGCGGTCTTGGCCTGCAGGTTTTCGGTGCTGAACTTGGCCATGACGAAGCCCTGGAACGGGTCGATGAAGCAAGCCCGGAAGATGTAGTCGCCGGTCAGCGTCACCCGCTCGTTGGTGGAGGTCGGGCTGATCATGGGGATCTTGGCCTCCTGGGCTATGGGGGCGATGGCCAGGCTGCACACGGAGTACACGGAGCCAATAATCGCCACTACCTTATCCTGGTTTACCAGCTTCCGCCCGGCGTTGGCCGCCTCGACAGCGTCACCCTTGTCGTCCTCCAGGACCCATTCTATCTGCCTGCCCAGGACGCCGCCCTTGGCGTTGTACTCCTCAACGGCTAGGAGCACACCGTCCCTGGTGGATGCGCCGAAGGTGGGCGTCTCTCCGGTCATCGGGGCGATGATACCGATCTTGATGCTCTCGGTGGCAACCGGTTCTTCCTCGCCTTCCTCCTCCTCAGGGGCAGGCTGCGGCTGGCCGCATCCTGCCAAGCTGGCTAGGAGCGTAACGACCAGAACGGCCACAATGCCCCATCTGACAAAACCTTTTGCGAACATCTTTTTGTCTCTTCCCCCTTCAGGTTTGTTTCCAGACCATGCTGGCCCGTGAAACGGGCCTCTCGGGAACTCAACCCTCCAATGCCCGGGCATCCCTCCCCTCAAGATTGGAGGTTCCTGAGAAAAGATAACCTGCTCGGACCATCGCTCACAATTATAGGTTAGTCCTAGCGGGCTTGTCAATATCTGGGGGGTTGTCCATGACCCTTTCTGGACAGGGGCTTACTGGGGTTCCACGATTATCTTGTGCTCCATCAGGCGAAGCTCCTTAATGCGTCCCTTGACCCTTATGGTGTCGCCAAGAACGCCCTGGAGAAAAAGCTCAGCGCCTTCTGTCTTGATGATGTCCACGGCCTCCATGATGAGGTCTTCCCGGCCGTCACTTGCCATGAATACATTCGATTCACACATAGATTTTCCTCCTTCTTACAAGCCATCCTCGCGGCATTCGTTGTTGCCTCTAACATATCCCATGTAACAGAAAGGGTCAAGAAATCGCCATAGCCTGTTCTGGCAGGGATTTTCAGTGGGTAGCCCGCCGCTTTGCAAGTTGGGACACAACCGTGAATAGGCTTAAACGGCAGGGATTACCTGCGGCATGGTGCTTTGTGCCTGAGAAGTAGTTGGGAGGGGGTGTATGGATGGGCCGCCTGCGGGAACTGGTCAATCAGATTCAGGAAAAAGAGGAGCCCCTCCTGGAACTCTATGAGAGGGTCCAGGAAGCTGCGTCCAAGGTGACCGAGAGGAACCTGGCTTCGCAGATGTACCGGTACCAGAAGTTCCAGGTAGCAAGCCTGGGTCTCCTGAAGGGAGAGGCGCCCGAGAAGTTTGAGGCCTTCGGCCAAGTGTCCGATGATGACGTCAACCTCAGGACGGGACCAGGGCCCCGTTACGAGCTGGTGCGCACTGTTCAGAAGGGGACTCCCGCCATCATCATGGAGTCCGAGGGAAACTGGGTGAACCTGCGGCTTCCCGATGGTGCCGAGGGCTGGGTGTTCAAGGCCTACGTGAAGAAGGAAGACAACACTTAAGGCAGGTATGGGCCCTTTCCAAGGCGAAAGAGGGGGGCAATTCACCTGAAACGAAGGCGGTGGTGGCAATGGCCTTCTTCTTCGCCCTGGCTACCATGTTCCTGTGGGGCACCTCCCCTCTCCTGGGGAAGATAGCCCTGGCACGGCTGGATCCTGTTGTCGCCCTGACACTCAGGAGCGGCGTGATAACCCTTTGTCTCCTTGCCTTGTCTCTCTTTTCGGGGAAGCTCGGGGCCCTGGGCCAGGTTGATGCCAGGTCTGCCCTGTGGATTACGATGGAGGGCATCTCAGGGTCTTTGCTGGGGCACCTGGCCTACTTCTATGCGCTGAAGATGGGGAACCTGGCCCAGGTCATCCCGGTTACAGCGGCCTATCCCCTGGTGGCGGCCTTGTGGGGCGTGGTGCTCCTGGGTGACCGCCTCACTGTAGGCCGCGGGCTGGGGGCACTCCTTGTGGTGATAGGAGTATGGCTGGTGAGCCGCAGCTAGTTCCAGCGAAGCCTGTCATCGTCACGGTAGGGCACGGGGGCGTAGAGCACGGAGGGTTTTCCCCTCCTGGGTTGAGGGTATAGTTCCATCAGCAGGTACACCTCCCGGGGGAGTCCTGCCTCAACCGGGAGGCCAAGGCCCCTTAGCTGCCGGAGGGTCAAGGGGTAGTCGTGGGTCCAGTTGCCTTCTGTGAGGCCCCGGGCGACCTGGGCGGCATCGCCCGGGTCCATCTTCTTCGAGAGGATGGTGGTTACCGTATCCCGGACCTGGTTCACCGCCTTCTCCGCTATGTCAGCCAGGATCAGGGTCCGGTCCTCGACGTGGTCCAACCCCTTTTCCCTAAGCACCCTCAGCACTGATGTGGCAGGATACTGGCCTACCTGCGGGTCAACCGGCCCTAGTACCGCGTTCTCGTCCATCAGCACCCTGTCTGCGGCCAGGGCCAGCAGGGTTCCTCCGGACATGGCGTAGTGGGGCACCAGCACTGTGACCTCCCCGGGATGCCGCTGGAGCGCCAGGGCAATCTGCTCGGTGGCCAGGACAAGCCCCCCGGGGGTATGGAGGATCAGGTCTATGGGGGTGCCAGGGGGGGTCAGCCGGATGACCCTGAGGATCTGCTCGGAGTCCTCGATGTCTATGAACCTGGCAATGGGTATCCCCAGGATGTTCACGGCCTCCTGGCGGTGGATGAGCGTGATCACCCGGGACTTCCGCGCCCTCTCCATCTGCCTCAGCAAGTCTATCCTGGCCATGTGCAAGCGCCTTTGCTGGAACACAGGCCAGGCGAAGGAGGCAACGAGGAGGAGTATCCACAGAAGGCTCAAGACCGAAGACAAACCTCACACCCCCGCCTATTCAGCCTTCCCGATTCAGCGGACAGTATCCCTTGACGTTTTCCATGGGAGGAGAGTATTATGGGTGTGAGTAAAGGCCATGTCAGAAAATCTCACATGAAGGGGGTGGGCAGGGTGCAGAGACGGGAGCCCGGCTACGCCATGGCCGTTGTCAAGGGGATGACAGGCCTCAGCGAGCGGCAAATTCGCTACTACGATGCCATGGGGCTGGTATCCCCTATGAGGACTCCCGGTGGCCACCGCCTGTACTCTCAAAGGGACGTTGAGAGGCTTCTGGAGATAAAGTCCCTAATAGCCAGGGGCCTCAAGGTGTCGGAGGTACGGGAACGCCTCAGGGAAAGGGAGGAGCCCCCCACGGAACTGGTGAGTGACCGGGAGTCCTTCTTCCTCCGGAAGATACGGGGGCCCGCCTTCCAGGGTGGGGTAGGGATCCGGGAACGAGATCCCCTGGGAACCACGTCCGTGAAGTCCCTTTACCCCATGGAAAAAAGACCAGAGATCATGAAGAGTGTAGACGGCCTGAGGGCCAGAAAAGGGGAGGAGAAGACCAGTGCCAGGAACCGAGACAGGCAGGGAGGAAGTCCTAAAGAAACTGGCCGATCTTAAGGTGCAATTCATCCGCCTCCAGTTCACCGATATCCTGGGCATCATCAAGAACGTGGCCATCCCTGTGGAGCAGGCGGAGAAGGCGCTCACCGGAGGCATAGCCTTCGATGGTTCCTCCGTGGAGGGATTTGTCCGCATAGAGGAGTCCGACATGAGGCTCATGCCGGATCCTGATACCCTGGCGGTGTTCCCATGGACCGTAAGCAGCACGCCTACGGCACGGCTGATCTGCGATGTCATCACGTCCAAGGGCGAACCCTTCGAGGGATGTCCCAGGCGCATACTGAAGAGGGCCATTGCGAGGGCGGAAGCCATGGGGTACCAGATGATGGCTGGGCCAGAACCCGAGTTCTTCCTGTTCCTCAGGGATTCCGGGGGCATGCCCACGGTCCATACCCAGGATCAAGCAGGGTACTTCGACCTGTGTCCCATTGACTACGGGGAGGAGGCCCGCAGGGACATGGTGGTGGCCCTGCAGAAGATGGGGTTCGAGATAGAGGCATCCCACCATGAGGTGGCCCCTGGCCAGCACGAAATCGACTTCAAGTACGCCGATGCCCTGAAGACGGCGGACAGCATCTCTACCTTCCGGCTGGTCGTGCGGATCGTCGCCCAGCAGCATAACTTCCATGCCACCTTTATGCCCAAGCCTATCTTCGGCATCAACGGCTCCGGCATGCATACACACATGTCTCTCATGGTGGACGGGAAGAATGCCTTTGACAAGCCGGGGAACCCCTACGGTCTTAGCGACGAGTGCATCTACTACATAGGGGGGCTCCTGAGGCACGCCCCCGGGTTCACCGCCATTTGCAACCCCCTGGTGAATTCCTACAAGCGGCTGGTGCCCGGGTACGAAGCCCCTGTTTACATAGCGTGGTCGGAACGCAACAGGAGCCCCTTGGTGCGGGTGCCCGAGGGCCGTGGCATGTCCGCCCGGGTGGAGCTGAGGAGCCCGGATCCATCGTGCAACCCCTACCTGGCGCTGGCAGTCATGCTCACGGCCGGACTCGACGGGATCGAGAACAGGATCTCGCCCCCGGAACCGGTGAACCGGAACATCTACACCCTCACGGCCTCCGAGAGGGAGGACATGGGCATCCCGAGCCTTCCTGGGAACCTCTACGCGGCCATTGAGGAACTAAAGAAGGATGTGTTGATCCGGGAGGCCCTGGGAGAGCACATCTTCCATCGCTTCATCGAGGCCAAGATCATAGAGTGGGACACGTACAGGACACAGGTCCATGACTGGGAGATAAACCAGTACCTGGGGGTGTTCTAGAGTTGACGGTTCCAGGCATGGCCGAGTACGTCGACAGGCTGGTACACTGGCTCAAGGCCCAGGGTGCCGGGGCCGGTGCTGCCGGGGCGGTGGTAGGGATCAGCGGTGGTGTGGATTCCGCTGTGGTTGCGGCCCTTCTGAAGCGGGCGTTCCCCGCCACTACCCTAGGGATCATCATGCCCTGTGACAGCCTGCCCCGGGATATCGAGGACGCCCGCCTGGTGGCCCAGGCACTGGAGGTGCCCTTCAAGGAAGTCGGCCTTGGCCACGCCTTCAGGGCAGTCCTGGGGGCCATGGGGAAGGAGGAGGGCCCGGGCCGTAGACTGGCTGAGGCCAACCTGAAGCCTCGCCTTCGCATGCTGGTCCTCTACTATCACGCGAACCTCCGCAACTACCTGGTGGCAGGCACCGGCAACCGCAGCGAGCTGAAGGTGGGCTACTTCACCAAGCACGGTGATGGCGGCGTTGACCTGTTGCCCCTGGCCCGCATGGTGAAGTCCCAGGTGAAAGAGGCCGCCCGTTTGCTGGGCGTTCCATGCAAGGTCATTGAGAAGCCACCCACGGCGGGGCTATGGCCCGGCCAGACCGACGAAGCCGAGATGGGAGTAACCTACGAGGTGCTGGACAACTACATCCTGGCGGGTGAGGCTCCGGAGGATGCCCGGGGGATCATCGAGTCGATGGCTAGGAGGAGCGCCCACAAGCTCAGCCCTCCAGTGATGCCGGACTTCGAGCCTTGAGGAGCCTCCTGGCCCTGTTCAAGGAACGGCGGACCGGGATCAGGAGTCTCTGGGCCAGCCGGAGAGCGGAGTAGATCAAGGCGACCCCCCTGTCCTTGAAGGGGTAGCGGTAGTCAAGGTAGTTGCCCGTGAGCCTGCCCTGGGACCGGAGGAGTCCTGACACGGGTGTGCCCTCATACACCTCAAGGCGGTTCAGGAGGTCGAGCCTGGAGTTGACTATGCCGTCCTTGCCCCGGATCTCCTGGAGAAAGGCAAGGTTCTGGACGAGTTCGTTGAGGGTTGTGTCAGGGTCAAAGAGTATGAAACCTATGTAGGGTTCAAGGCCAAGTCTCCGGAGGGTGAAAACCGCCCTCCGGTTCTCCTCTACCGTGAGGTTCTTGCCCAGGCGTTCAAGGCATGCGTCCACTCCGGCCTCAACCCCCAGGAACACCCTGTAGAGCCCGGCCTCTTTCAGCTGCCGGAAGAGGTCCTCCTCCACATCATTGGCCCTGACGGAGACCTCGAAGCGCACCGGGAGCCTTCTCTTCAGGAACTCACCTGCGATGGCCTCGGCCCGCTGCCGGCCCTTCTCGCCGGGTCCCATGAAGTTGTCGTCGGCGAAACGGAACTGTCTCACACTGTGGTCTTTCACAAGGCGCTCCACCTCGTCCGCGATATTGCCAGGACTCCTTGCCCTCCACTTGGGTCCCGGTGACAGGCCATAGAAAGCGCCGACGCTGCAGAAGACGCAGTTGTTGTAGCACCCCCGGGAGGAGGCCACCATTGCGTCCTGGCCCCTGGCCAGTGCCGGGCGAAGGTACCTGCGGTCGGGGAAGGGCAGGGCATCGAGGTCTTGGATAAGGGGCCGGGGCTCGCTTCTGTTAGGCCCGCTCCTGGCGATGCCCGGGATGCCATCCAGGGAGGCGCCTGAGAGGTATGCCCGGACCAGCTCCACGGAGGTGACCTCTCCTTCACCCACCACAACTACCAGGTCATCCCTGGGGGAGCCTGCCAGGAGGCGTTCGGCCGCCAGGGAGGGGGTATGGCCGCCCATCATAACCAGGCCAGGGCTGCCCAGGTTCTCCAGTATGGAGAGGGCAGGGGGGACCATGGTCGGCAGGACTACTGAAAGCCCCAGGACCTTCCAGGTACGGCCACGGATCTCCCGGACGGACCGGGCCGTGTTCCATCCCTCCAGGCCGGCATCCAGGAGTTCAACATCGATGCCAGCCTGGGCCAGGGCTGCCCCGACATAGCCCATGCCCAGGTTCTCCCCAGCCTCCTCGTCCACGTGGCGCAGGCGGCGGGGTGGAGTGAACAGCAGCACATCCGGCAAGGTCAGGTCTCCTTTCTGCGGGCCATCTCTCCCAGGAGTCCCAGGAGGTACTCGCGCTCGTTGGCGGAAGGGTCCTCCAGGACAGTTTCGAGGAGGACCCTGAGAACCCTGCCGACCCTGGGCCCCTCCGGGATCCCCAGTACCTCCATGACATCATGGCCGTCCACGGCAAGGTCCCGGGTATCCACCGCGTGGTGCCCTTGGAGGATGGCCTTCACCTGGGCAAGACTCCCCCGGAAGGCAGGGCCGGGGATGCCGCCTGAGGCCAGTATGTCAGCCTGCCTGAGTTCAAACAGGTCCAGCACGTTGTCCCGGCCTACCCGGCCCACCAGGCGCCTGAGGCCGGCGTCACTGATGGAGGGTCCCACCTGGAACATGTGTTCACGCACTAGAAGCACCACCCGTTCCTGGGTGGCGTTATCGAACCTGAGGCGCCTGAGGATCTCCCGGGCCATGGAGGCCCCCTCGCTGTCATGCCCGTGGAAGTGGCTCGTGCCGTCCTCCCGCCTCCAGGTGCGGGGCTTGGCTACGTCGTGGAGGAGGCCGGCCAACCTGAGGCCGAGGTCCGGCCGCAGGTAGTGGAGGATGGCGATGGAGTGCTCCGTTACATTATCAAAGGGGCCGCGGATACCCCTCACTGACCTCCCCTCCAGGAGTTCCGGGATGACGTGGGCCATCAGCCCCAGGTCGCACATCAGCCAGGCAGCCCGGGCTACATGGCTGCCCAGGAGGATGTGGGAGAACTCGTCCCTCACCCGTTCCCTGGAGACCTTGGAAAGGAGGCCGGAATGACACTGCATGGCCTTCTGGGTGGCCCGCTCCAGCCTCCAGCCCCGGGCGATAAACCTTAGGGCGCGGAGCATTCGCAAGGGGTCCTCGGCGATGCGCTCCTGGGGGTCCCCCACGGCCCTGACCGCCTGGCGGCTCAGGTCTCTCTTTCCACGGAAGGGATCCAGCATGGGCCCGCCGGGCCAGCGCCAGGCCATGGCGTTTACGGTGAAGTCCCGGCGCGCCAAGTCCATGTGGATGTCCCCGTGGAAACTGACACTGTCAGGGTGCCGGGAATCGGTGTATGAGGCCTCACTGCGGAAGGTAGTCACCTCCACCGGTCCCCCCTGAGTCATTAGAACGATGGTGCCGAAGAGCGCCCCCACCTCCAGGGTGGGGTGGTGGGGAAAGGCCTTTAGGATATCCACGGGGCTTGCCGATGTGGCCACGTCCCAATCCTTGGGTTCGGTGCCCATGAGCAGGTCACGGCAGGCCCCTCCCACCAGGTAAGCCTGGTGGCCGTGAAGGACCAGGGTATCCAGGACACCGGCAACGTGGCCGGGTACAGCCTCCCGGGTAAGCACGCTCATCACCGCCAGGGGAAAGATGTTCGTCCACAATGGATTCTACCACAAGATGCCTGGAGGCACAGGCCGGGCAGGCACAGTGGTGGTACCAGTCATGCTCCTCATGGCGGCGCTTCCCGCCGGGCCGAGGCCGGAACCTTTCCAGATGACCCACGCCAGAATCAGTACGCATCCGGTCTTAAAGAAACGGAGGGAATCCCTGTCACACTTCAAACTCGGGCTCCTAGGCCCGGGGATAGCAGCGGTTCTCCTGGCGGTGGCAGTGTTCTCCGGGACGGGATGCCAGCACGCTGCGCCCCAGGAGCCAGGACAAGAGCCCCAAGAGGCGGTAATTCCCGGAGAATCCCTGCCCTTTCCTGGTGATGAGATAGCGGCCACGTGGGAAGTGGATGGCAACCGTATCCTCTCCGCTTATTTGCACGAACGACAGCAGGGTGGGCGGTGCGCATGTAGAAACCAAGCCACGCCTTTCATTGCAGGCTCTGGAGGTGCACTCATGAGTAAGAGACTTAGGGTATGTCCCCAGTGCGGTGAGGCCGCAGTGAAACCAATCATCTATGGGTTGCCTGGCCCCGATCTAATCGAGGCCGAGAATGCCGGGAAGGTGCGGCTGGGGGGATGCTTGGACTGTTCAGATCTCCCGGATTATGTCTGCGACCATTGTGGGCTTAAGTGGAAAGGCAAAGTTAGCACCAAGGATTACCATGACATTGAACAGTTGCGGGCCAGTACGACCATTTGGCCGGGGCCCAGGTATTGCGTGGAAGTGGACTTCGTCCATGCCAGGGTCTCGTGGAACAAGTCTAACATGTACTTCTTGGAGGACGAAAAAGAAAAAAACCTTAATAAGGAGGAAATGAACGCATTTCTTGATGGGCTCCGGAGGTGTGATCTATTGGATTGGAGAGGGCACTACTACTGGCCAGCCCTTGACGGGGTTGGGTGGGAAGTGGAAATCAGGTTTGCGGATGCGGTGATGACAAAGACGGGAAGCAATGACTATCCAGCGGAATGGGAAGGATTTTGCTGCCTTGTTCGTGGCCTCGCAGGCGGTACATTTCAATAAGCCGTGAGGCGAAGCATTTTGAGAAGCAGGCGACAAGTTGACGATTATTAGAGATACGGGTTTGGCAAAGCGTCTAGGTGTGGTGCATTTGGGGCCCAAGGGCAACCCGCTACTGATGGTTCAAGGCCAAGTCCTATCTGGATTCAC from Bacillota bacterium harbors:
- a CDS encoding CCA tRNA nucleotidyltransferase is translated as MWTNIFPLAVMSVLTREAVPGHVAGVLDTLVLHGHQAYLVGGACRDLLMGTEPKDWDVATSASPVDILKAFPHHPTLEVGALFGTIVLMTQGGPVEVTTFRSEASYTDSRHPDSVSFHGDIHMDLARRDFTVNAMAWRWPGGPMLDPFRGKRDLSRQAVRAVGDPQERIAEDPLRMLRALRFIARGWRLERATQKAMQCHSGLLSKVSRERVRDEFSHILLGSHVARAAWLMCDLGLMAHVIPELLEGRSVRGIRGPFDNVTEHSIAILHYLRPDLGLRLAGLLHDVAKPRTWRREDGTSHFHGHDSEGASMAREILRRLRFDNATQERVVLLVREHMFQVGPSISDAGLRRLVGRVGRDNVLDLFELRQADILASGGIPGPAFRGSLAQVKAILQGHHAVDTRDLAVDGHDVMEVLGIPEGPRVGRVLRVLLETVLEDPSANEREYLLGLLGEMARRKET